A region of Micromonospora sp. WMMD882 DNA encodes the following proteins:
- the rpsT gene encoding 30S ribosomal protein S20: MANIKSQIKRNRQNEKRRLRNKSVKSSLKTAIRKFHEAVEAGDAEKATALMQDASRKLDKAASKGVIHANQAANRKSSIAKRVGSLAA, from the coding sequence GTGGCGAACATCAAGTCCCAGATCAAGCGCAACCGGCAGAACGAGAAGCGCCGGCTGCGTAACAAGTCGGTCAAGTCGTCGCTGAAGACCGCCATCCGCAAGTTCCACGAGGCCGTCGAGGCCGGTGACGCCGAGAAGGCCACCGCTCTCATGCAGGACGCCTCGCGCAAGTTGGACAAGGCCGCCAGCAAGGGCGTCATCCACGCCAACCAGGCCGCCAACCGCAAGTCCTCGATCGCCAAGCGCGTCGGCTCCCTCGCCGCCTGA